The Manis javanica isolate MJ-LG chromosome 6, MJ_LKY, whole genome shotgun sequence genome contains a region encoding:
- the FEZF1 gene encoding fez family zinc finger protein 1 isoform X2, with the protein MDSNCHNSTAKMLATAPARGNMMSTSKPLAFSIERIMARTPEPKTLPVPHFLQGAVPKGDPKHSLHLNSSIPCMIPFVPVAYDTSSKAGVTGSEPRKTSLEVPATPTAAPTAPAFNCSDLLNCALSLKGDLARDALPLQQYKLVRPRVVNHSSFHAMGALCYLNRGDGPCHPAAGVNIHPVASYFLSSPLHPQPKTYLAERNKLVVPAMEKYPSGVAFKDLSQAQLQHYMKESAQLLSEKIAFKTSDFSRGSPNTKPKVFTCEVCGKVFNAHYNLTRHMPVHTGARPFVCKVCGKGFRQASTLCRHKIIHTQEKPHKCTQCGKAFNRSSTLNTHTRIHAGYKPFVCEFCGKGFHQKGNYKNHKLTHSGEKQFKCNICNKAFHQVYNLTFHMHTHNDKKPFTCPTCGKGFCRNFDLKKHVRKLHDSSLGLTRTSAGEPGADPPPALQQMPPATLPQLPPPLPPPLPPPGPLQPGLHPGHQ; encoded by the exons ATGGACAGTAACTGCCATAACTCGACTGCCAAAATGTTAGCGACTGCTCCGGCCCGGGGCAACATGATGAGCACCTCCAAACCCTTGGCTTTCTCCATCGAAAGAATCATGGCGCGCACCCCTGAGCCCAAGACGCTGCCGGTCCCGCACTTTCTGCAGGGAGCCGTGCCCAAAGGAGACCCCAAGCACTCTCTGCATCTCAACTCGTCGATCCCCTGCATGATCCCCTTCGTGCCTGTGGCGTACGACACGAGCTCCAAGGCCGGAGTGACTGGCTCGGAGCCGCGGAAGACAAGTCTGGAGGTCCCGGCTACGCCGACCGCGGCGCCCACCGCTCCCGCGTTCAACTGCAGCGACCTGCTCAACTGCGCGCTGAGTCTCAAGGGCGACCTGGCCCGCGACGCGCTGCCACTGCAGCAATACAAACTGGTAAGGCCGCGTGTGGTCAATCATTCATCCTTCCATGCCATGGGAGCCCTATGCTACCTGAATCGAGGTGATGGCCCGTGCCACCCGGCGGCCGGCGTTAACATCCACCCGGTGGCCTCCTACTTCCTCAGTTCCCCTTTGCACCCGCAGCCAAAAACGTATTTAGCCGAAAGGAATAAACTGGTGGTCCCGGCGATGGAGAAGTACCCCTCGGGAGTAGCTTTCAAAGACTTATCCCAGGCTCAGCTGCAGCATTACATGAAAGAGAGCGCCCAGCTTCTGTCCGAAAAAATCGCTTTTAAAACCTCTGACTTCAGCCGAGGCTCACCTAATACCAAGCCCAAAGTTTTCACTTGCGAAGTGTGTGGAAAG GTCTTTAATGCACACTATAACTTAACCCGTCACATGCCGGTGCATACAGGAGCCAGACCGTTCGTTTGCAAAGTGTGTGGAAAGGGCTTCCGGCAAGCTAGCACCCTGTGCAGGCACAAGATCATTCACACCCAG GAAAAACCTCACAAATGTACCCAGTGTGGCAAAGCGTTTAATAGAAGTTCCACTTTAAACACCCATACCCGAATACACGCAGGCTACAAACCGTTTGTGTGTGAATTCTGTGGCAAAGGATTTCATCAAAAAG GAAATTACAAAAACCACAAGTTGACCCACAGCGGGGAGAAACAGTTCAAGTGCAATATCTGCAACAAGGCTTTCCACCAGGTGTACAACCTCACCTTCCACATGCACACCCACAACGACAAGAAgcccttcacctgccccacgtGCGGCAAGGGCTTCTGCAGGAACTTTGACCTCAAGAAGCACGTTCGCAAGCTGCACGACAGCAGCCTTGGGCTTACCCGTACGTCTGCTGGGGAGCCGGGTGCCGACCCACCGCCCGCTCTCCAGCAGATGCCGCCTGCGACGCTGCCTCagctgccgccgccgctgccgccgccactgccgccccCGGGGCCTCTGCAGCCTGGGCTCCACCCGGGCCACCAATGA
- the FEZF1 gene encoding fez family zinc finger protein 1 isoform X1, translating into MQNSQCSERALAERRSVTRREQGNEGAARPRLTDAGDSDMDSNCHNSTAKMLATAPARGNMMSTSKPLAFSIERIMARTPEPKTLPVPHFLQGAVPKGDPKHSLHLNSSIPCMIPFVPVAYDTSSKAGVTGSEPRKTSLEVPATPTAAPTAPAFNCSDLLNCALSLKGDLARDALPLQQYKLVRPRVVNHSSFHAMGALCYLNRGDGPCHPAAGVNIHPVASYFLSSPLHPQPKTYLAERNKLVVPAMEKYPSGVAFKDLSQAQLQHYMKESAQLLSEKIAFKTSDFSRGSPNTKPKVFTCEVCGKVFNAHYNLTRHMPVHTGARPFVCKVCGKGFRQASTLCRHKIIHTQEKPHKCTQCGKAFNRSSTLNTHTRIHAGYKPFVCEFCGKGFHQKGNYKNHKLTHSGEKQFKCNICNKAFHQVYNLTFHMHTHNDKKPFTCPTCGKGFCRNFDLKKHVRKLHDSSLGLTRTSAGEPGADPPPALQQMPPATLPQLPPPLPPPLPPPGPLQPGLHPGHQ; encoded by the exons ATGCAGAATTCTCAATGCTCGGAGAGAGCTCTAGCTGAGCGCAG GTCTGTGACAAGGAGGGAACAAGGCAACGAAGGAGCAGCCCGGCCCCGGCTGACGGACGCTGGCGACTCAGACATGGACAGTAACTGCCATAACTCGACTGCCAAAATGTTAGCGACTGCTCCGGCCCGGGGCAACATGATGAGCACCTCCAAACCCTTGGCTTTCTCCATCGAAAGAATCATGGCGCGCACCCCTGAGCCCAAGACGCTGCCGGTCCCGCACTTTCTGCAGGGAGCCGTGCCCAAAGGAGACCCCAAGCACTCTCTGCATCTCAACTCGTCGATCCCCTGCATGATCCCCTTCGTGCCTGTGGCGTACGACACGAGCTCCAAGGCCGGAGTGACTGGCTCGGAGCCGCGGAAGACAAGTCTGGAGGTCCCGGCTACGCCGACCGCGGCGCCCACCGCTCCCGCGTTCAACTGCAGCGACCTGCTCAACTGCGCGCTGAGTCTCAAGGGCGACCTGGCCCGCGACGCGCTGCCACTGCAGCAATACAAACTGGTAAGGCCGCGTGTGGTCAATCATTCATCCTTCCATGCCATGGGAGCCCTATGCTACCTGAATCGAGGTGATGGCCCGTGCCACCCGGCGGCCGGCGTTAACATCCACCCGGTGGCCTCCTACTTCCTCAGTTCCCCTTTGCACCCGCAGCCAAAAACGTATTTAGCCGAAAGGAATAAACTGGTGGTCCCGGCGATGGAGAAGTACCCCTCGGGAGTAGCTTTCAAAGACTTATCCCAGGCTCAGCTGCAGCATTACATGAAAGAGAGCGCCCAGCTTCTGTCCGAAAAAATCGCTTTTAAAACCTCTGACTTCAGCCGAGGCTCACCTAATACCAAGCCCAAAGTTTTCACTTGCGAAGTGTGTGGAAAG GTCTTTAATGCACACTATAACTTAACCCGTCACATGCCGGTGCATACAGGAGCCAGACCGTTCGTTTGCAAAGTGTGTGGAAAGGGCTTCCGGCAAGCTAGCACCCTGTGCAGGCACAAGATCATTCACACCCAG GAAAAACCTCACAAATGTACCCAGTGTGGCAAAGCGTTTAATAGAAGTTCCACTTTAAACACCCATACCCGAATACACGCAGGCTACAAACCGTTTGTGTGTGAATTCTGTGGCAAAGGATTTCATCAAAAAG GAAATTACAAAAACCACAAGTTGACCCACAGCGGGGAGAAACAGTTCAAGTGCAATATCTGCAACAAGGCTTTCCACCAGGTGTACAACCTCACCTTCCACATGCACACCCACAACGACAAGAAgcccttcacctgccccacgtGCGGCAAGGGCTTCTGCAGGAACTTTGACCTCAAGAAGCACGTTCGCAAGCTGCACGACAGCAGCCTTGGGCTTACCCGTACGTCTGCTGGGGAGCCGGGTGCCGACCCACCGCCCGCTCTCCAGCAGATGCCGCCTGCGACGCTGCCTCagctgccgccgccgctgccgccgccactgccgccccCGGGGCCTCTGCAGCCTGGGCTCCACCCGGGCCACCAATGA